A region of Oculatellaceae cyanobacterium DNA encodes the following proteins:
- a CDS encoding prohibitin family protein yields the protein MKIMYGLISAIAVGLIIIFASITTVNSGQVGIKSTFGVVAPTPLQPGLHLITPLVSRVDRLSVQTVAIPEEFSSLTRDSQKMKVTATTTLRLTPTSASAAYANVGRSNQVITNTILQPALHAAVKQVISQYDMTYIIENQGEISKAIVDQLNNNLGQSSYVELLKVDVTGFVLDENVQQAIEQKQIAKQELERKQTELQTAKLEAQRLQSLQTSLTPQILMDKAIEKWDGHSLTAPTSNSSLNAIVQATAEKETTTQK from the coding sequence ATGAAAATTATGTACGGATTAATTAGTGCTATTGCTGTTGGATTAATAATCATCTTTGCTAGTATCACTACTGTTAACTCTGGTCAGGTAGGTATCAAATCTACATTCGGTGTAGTAGCTCCGACACCACTACAACCAGGTCTTCACTTAATTACACCCTTGGTCTCACGGGTAGATAGATTGTCTGTGCAAACTGTGGCAATTCCTGAAGAGTTTTCGTCCCTAACAAGAGACTCACAAAAGATGAAAGTCACAGCGACTACTACGTTGCGGCTCACCCCAACAAGTGCGTCGGCGGCTTATGCTAACGTAGGTCGCTCTAATCAGGTAATTACCAATACCATCTTACAGCCTGCTTTACACGCAGCCGTGAAACAGGTTATTAGTCAGTACGATATGACTTATATCATTGAGAACCAAGGTGAAATCAGCAAGGCAATTGTTGACCAACTCAATAACAATCTCGGTCAAAGTTCTTATGTTGAGCTATTAAAAGTAGACGTTACCGGATTCGTATTAGATGAAAACGTCCAACAAGCAATTGAGCAAAAGCAGATTGCTAAACAGGAACTAGAAAGGAAGCAGACAGAACTGCAAACAGCCAAGCTTGAGGCACAACGATTACAAAGTCTACAGACATCCCTAACGCCACAAATATTAATGGATAAGGCTATCGAAAAGTGGGACGGACACTCACTAACTGCGCCTACAAGTAACAGCAGCCTTAATGCCATTGTGCAGGCTACGGCTGAGAAGGAAACGACGACACAAAAGTAG
- a CDS encoding DUF29 domain-containing protein: MTTNLKLTQTQELYQRDYYQWLNTTAQLLRDRRYDDVNFDNLIEEIEAMGSSERRELENRLRVLLMHLLKYKYQPNRRSNSWLNTIDEQRNQLELLLEYSPSLKPFYFEVFDKCYLKARRSAAKETGLSINTFPDLSPFTQEDTLDPDWLPQEE, encoded by the coding sequence ATGACCACTAATCTAAAACTTACCCAAACTCAAGAACTTTACCAACGGGATTATTATCAGTGGCTCAACACTACGGCTCAACTGTTACGCGATCGCCGATATGATGACGTAAATTTTGATAATTTAATTGAAGAAATCGAGGCAATGGGCAGTAGCGAGCGACGGGAATTAGAGAACAGACTAAGGGTACTGCTCATGCACTTACTAAAGTATAAGTATCAACCCAATAGACGTTCTAACAGTTGGTTGAATACTATTGATGAACAACGTAACCAGTTAGAACTTTTACTTGAATACAGCCCTAGCCTGAAACCTTTTTACTTTGAAGTTTTTGATAAATGCTATCTTAAGGCACGGCGTAGTGCTGCTAAAGAAACTGGGTTGTCTATTAATACTTTCCCTGACTTGTCACCGTTTACCCAAGAGGATACCCT